Genomic segment of Paenalkalicoccus suaedae:
GCAATTTTCCGCAGCATTAGCCTGACGAATGGCTTCTGTAATTTCTTGCTCCGTCGTCACAACTGCGTGCGCACGAACAGGGTAGGGGAGAGTCTCGTCTAATGTCGCGACAATTTCCTCTGACTGTGAGGCAACAAGATCAAGTGTCTCTGGTCCGTATAAGTGCTGGCTACCTGTAATCATCCAAAATTCGTTAGTTTGTGTCGTCATTTATTCCACCGCCTGTGCTTCTGTAAGTTTATCGTGCGAACGTCCTTTAAGGAGATCCTTCATGAGGCTACTGCTCTTACCGAAGTAATCGTGTAGCTCCTTGTAGGCGTTAAACAACTGTTTATATTTCACTACATTTTCTTCAATAGGTCGATAAGGTGTTGGTTTGACTCGCGCCATTTTTGCGGCAGCATCGGTGATTGTCGCAAAACCACCATTCTCTTCACCAGCAGCAACAGCCGCAAACATCGCCGCTCCAACCGCCGGTGTCTGATACGAATCAGCGACGTAAATCTCGCGCTCATTTACATCCGCGTAGATTTGCATGAGAAGTGGATTCTTTTGAGGGAGCCCACCGCATGCGTATAGCACGTCAACTGGCACGCCATCGCCTTCAAACGTATCGACAATTTGACGAGTGCCGAATGCCGTCGCCTCTAAAAGGGCACGGTACAATTCTTCCGGCTTCGTTTGTAGCGTCATGCCGATAAACAGCCCGGATAGCTGAGTGTCCACAAGTGTGGAGCGGTTGCCATTCCACCAATCAAGTGCAACAAGACCACTTTCTCCTGGAGTGAGCTTACTCGCCTTTTCTGTTAAAAGTTGATGAATGCTCACGCCCTCGCGCGCGGCTTCCTCCGTATAGCTTACAGGGACGCACGTCTCGACGAACCAGGCAAAAATATCGCCAACAGCTGATTGACCCGCTTCGTAGCCATAGTATCCAGGGATAATTCCGTCTTCTACAACGCCGCAAATTCCATCGGAGTATACTTCCTTTTTGCCGAGTAGCATGTGACAGATTGATGTCCCCATCGCCATCACCATTTTGCCTTCGTCAACCACACCTAACGCAGGAACGGAGGCGTGCGCATCTACGTTCCCGACAGCGACAGGTAACCCTTCTGGAAGTCCCGTCTTCGTGGCCATATCGCGAGTTAGCTCGCCAGCCTTGGATCCAGGAGAGGCGATTGCACCTTTCAATTTATCGCGCACAAGATTCTCGAGCTTAGGGTGCACACTTACAAAAAACTGCTCTGACGGGAAGCCGTCCTCTTTATGCCATGCAGCCTTATAGCCCGCCGTACAGCTATTGCGTGTAAA
This window contains:
- a CDS encoding ribulokinase; this encodes MKQFAIGVDYGTESGRAVLVSLADGKEIAEHVTPYSHGVMDRELPNGTRLGHEWALQHPEDYIEVLSRSVPAVLEASGANAEDIAGIGIDFTACTMLPVDEKDVPLCFKEEHADNPHSWIKLWKHHAAQGHADELNAKAAEQGEDFIQRYGGKLSSEWMLAKAYQIADEAPEIYDEADRFVEATDWVISQLTGEFTRNSCTAGYKAAWHKEDGFPSEQFFVSVHPKLENLVRDKLKGAIASPGSKAGELTRDMATKTGLPEGLPVAVGNVDAHASVPALGVVDEGKMVMAMGTSICHMLLGKKEVYSDGICGVVEDGIIPGYYGYEAGQSAVGDIFAWFVETCVPVSYTEEAAREGVSIHQLLTEKASKLTPGESGLVALDWWNGNRSTLVDTQLSGLFIGMTLQTKPEELYRALLEATAFGTRQIVDTFEGDGVPVDVLYACGGLPQKNPLLMQIYADVNEREIYVADSYQTPAVGAAMFAAVAAGEENGGFATITDAAAKMARVKPTPYRPIEENVVKYKQLFNAYKELHDYFGKSSSLMKDLLKGRSHDKLTEAQAVE